Proteins from a genomic interval of Calypte anna isolate BGI_N300 chromosome 6, bCalAnn1_v1.p, whole genome shotgun sequence:
- the CISD1 gene encoding CDGSH iron-sulfur domain-containing protein 1, producing the protein MGLGQNGAVRVEWIAAVSLAAGAAAVGYLAYKKFLCKDKCCKAMVNPHIQKDNPKVVHAFDMEDLGDKAVYCRCWRSKKFPLCDGSHTKHNEETGDNVGPLIIKRKEA; encoded by the exons TTGAGTGGATTGCTGCAGTCTCCTTAGCTGCTGGTGCAGCTGCTGTTGGGTACCTGGCTTACAAAAAATTTCTCTGTAAAGACAAATGCTGCAAAGCAATGGTGAATCCCCATATCCAGAAGGATAACCCCAAGGTAGTCCACGCATTTGATATGGAAGATCTGGGAGACAAGGCTGTCTACTGTCGTTGTTGGAGATCTAAGAAG ttcCCGCTGTGTGATGGCTCTCACACAAAACACAATGAGGAAACTGGTGACAACGTTgggcctctgatcatcaagagGAAGGAGGCATAG